From one Nocardioides scoriae genomic stretch:
- a CDS encoding sigma-70 family RNA polymerase sigma factor, translated as MSTHLGTTVDDLASQHLPLVAHLVREVRGKVPSHVDAADLHSAGLMALVQAARSFDASRGVPFGGYATVRVRGAILDELRSVDWASRSVRRRARDLDASRSALATALGRTPSTEELAASLGLTSEEVAANEHDVARAQVISLQGSEDHDLAGLLVSSIPSPEQALEDQEQLRYLRAAVVELPERQRLVVEQYFLHERPMAEIAEQLGVSESRVSQIRAEALVLLRGALARTLDAAPAEAGTGCAVRRRESYYAAVASRADLLVSAGSAQAAYDATA; from the coding sequence GGCCAGCCAGCACCTCCCGCTGGTCGCGCACCTCGTGCGCGAGGTGCGGGGCAAGGTGCCCAGCCACGTGGACGCCGCGGACCTGCACTCCGCCGGCCTGATGGCGCTGGTCCAGGCGGCCCGCAGCTTCGACGCCTCGCGCGGCGTGCCCTTCGGCGGCTACGCCACGGTCCGCGTCCGCGGCGCCATCCTCGACGAGCTCCGGAGCGTCGACTGGGCCTCGCGCTCGGTCCGCCGCCGGGCCCGCGACCTCGACGCCTCGCGCAGCGCCCTGGCGACCGCCCTGGGCCGCACCCCCTCGACCGAGGAGCTGGCCGCCTCGCTGGGCCTCACCAGCGAGGAGGTGGCCGCCAACGAGCACGACGTCGCCCGCGCACAGGTCATCTCGCTCCAGGGCTCGGAGGACCACGACCTCGCGGGCCTGCTGGTGAGCAGCATCCCCAGCCCCGAGCAGGCCCTGGAGGACCAGGAGCAGCTCCGCTACCTGCGAGCGGCCGTCGTCGAGCTGCCCGAGCGGCAGCGGCTCGTGGTCGAGCAGTACTTCCTGCACGAGCGGCCCATGGCCGAGATCGCCGAGCAGCTCGGCGTCAGCGAGTCGCGGGTCTCCCAGATCCGCGCCGAGGCGCTGGTGCTGCTGCGCGGCGCGCTCGCCCGGACCCTCGACGCCGCCCCGGCCGAGGCCGGCACCGGCTGCGCCGTGCGCCGCCGCGAGTCCTACTACGCCGCCGTCGCGAGCCGCGCCGACCTCCTGGTCTCCGCCGGCTCCGCGCAGGCGGCGTACGACGCCACGGCCTGA
- a CDS encoding flagellin N-terminal helical domain-containing protein, producing MGLRINQNTDAFNSYRNLSVTQGQMSKSLEKLSSGFRINRAADDAAGLAISEGLRSQVGGLKVAVRNAQDGISVVQTAEGALTEVHSILQRMRDLAVQSANDTNSPDARQAITTEANQLQQELGRIAGSTNFNGKKLLDGSANTLSFQVGAGAAAGDNAISFDFDTANVAGVASALSTGGGQKFDVVTPTAVTGAQAFTDGTTSVSVTLGAAGTYKSTGDVAQALNSDTGFAQSFTATVNQDQQLVVTAKSGATVTTTAPGTGVANGTANTGGISFATATSSRSAITAIDTQIQSISTARANLGAVQNRFEHTINNLNVAVENLSASESRIRDTDMAQEMMSFTRSQILSQAGTAMLAQANQAPQGVLQLLR from the coding sequence ATGGGTCTTCGCATCAACCAGAACACCGACGCCTTCAACAGCTACCGCAACCTCTCGGTCACCCAGGGCCAGATGTCCAAGTCGCTGGAGAAGCTGTCGAGCGGCTTCCGGATCAACCGGGCCGCCGACGACGCCGCCGGCCTCGCGATCTCCGAGGGCCTGCGCTCGCAGGTCGGCGGGCTCAAGGTCGCGGTCCGCAACGCCCAGGACGGCATCTCCGTCGTCCAGACCGCTGAAGGTGCGCTGACCGAGGTCCACTCGATCCTGCAGCGCATGCGTGACCTGGCTGTCCAGTCCGCCAACGACACCAACAGCCCCGACGCCCGTCAGGCCATCACGACCGAGGCCAACCAGCTCCAGCAGGAGCTGGGTCGCATCGCCGGCTCGACGAACTTCAACGGCAAGAAGCTGCTCGACGGCTCCGCCAACACCCTCAGCTTCCAGGTGGGTGCGGGTGCCGCCGCCGGCGACAACGCGATCTCCTTCGACTTCGACACCGCCAACGTGGCCGGCGTGGCCTCCGCGCTCTCCACCGGTGGTGGCCAGAAGTTCGACGTCGTCACGCCCACCGCCGTCACCGGGGCCCAGGCCTTCACCGACGGCACCACCTCGGTCAGCGTCACGCTGGGCGCGGCGGGCACCTACAAGTCGACCGGCGACGTGGCCCAGGCCCTCAACTCGGACACCGGGTTCGCCCAGTCCTTCACGGCCACGGTCAACCAGGACCAGCAGCTGGTCGTCACGGCCAAGTCGGGCGCGACGGTCACCACGACCGCTCCGGGCACCGGCGTGGCCAACGGCACCGCCAACACCGGCGGCATCTCCTTCGCGACGGCCACCTCGTCGCGCTCGGCGATCACCGCCATCGACACGCAGATCCAGAGCATCTCCACGGCCCGCGCCAACCTCGGTGCCGTGCAGAACCGCTTCGAGCACACCATCAACAACCTCAACGTGGCCGTCGAGAACCTGTCGGCCTCCGAGAGCCGGATCCGCGACACCGACATGGCGCAGGAGATGATGAGCTTCACCCGCTCGCAGATCCTGTCCCAGGCCGGCACGGCGATGCTCGCCCAGGCCAACCAGGCCCCCCAGGGCGTCCTGCAGCTGCTGCGCTGA
- the fliD gene encoding flagellar filament capping protein FliD has product MANASIGGLASGLDTATIIDQFMSIEAVPQTKLKTSLSTQQRDLKTLQDLNARIASLATTAKALTTDKAWQPLTATSSSTALVATAATGSASGSYEVTVNRLASTHRLTFGTSVASTASVVTGPVTLTRGGESQTITPDDDTLAGLVSALNRGGTGVRATTVKLDDGTQRLMVTSVEPGAGASFTLSGVDGLGTASVRAGADAEIQIGQDTVHSKTNTFSGVVPGLTLTATAAAVGQTVQVEVATDTSSMQNKVKALVDQVNAALSTIDSLTNYDAGTKTSGPLAGDSAVRSLRNALLDSIYPADGSSLASIGLQTDRSGKLVLDSDAFGKAYAADPAKITAAFTAGTTASPADGFAERLRKAAAGASDSYTGTLTSAITGRGTAITRTQGDISAWDTRLEMRRTTLTRQFTAMETALNQMNSQSQWLAGQISSLAQS; this is encoded by the coding sequence ATGGCCAACGCATCCATCGGCGGTCTCGCCAGCGGTCTCGACACGGCCACGATCATCGACCAGTTCATGTCGATCGAGGCGGTCCCCCAGACCAAGCTGAAGACCTCCCTCTCGACCCAGCAGCGGGACCTCAAGACCCTCCAGGACCTCAACGCCCGGATCGCCTCGCTGGCGACCACGGCCAAGGCCCTGACCACGGACAAGGCCTGGCAGCCGCTGACGGCGACCAGCTCCAGCACCGCCCTGGTCGCCACCGCCGCGACCGGCAGCGCGTCGGGGAGCTACGAGGTCACCGTCAACCGGCTGGCCTCCACCCACCGGCTCACCTTCGGCACCAGCGTCGCGTCCACCGCGTCGGTCGTCACCGGCCCGGTGACGCTGACCCGCGGGGGCGAGAGCCAGACCATCACGCCGGACGACGACACGCTGGCCGGCCTGGTCTCCGCGCTCAACCGAGGGGGCACCGGCGTCCGGGCCACGACGGTCAAGCTCGACGACGGCACCCAGCGGCTGATGGTCACCTCCGTCGAGCCGGGAGCCGGGGCGTCGTTCACGCTCTCCGGGGTCGACGGCCTCGGGACGGCCTCCGTCCGCGCCGGCGCCGACGCCGAGATCCAGATCGGCCAGGACACCGTCCACTCCAAGACCAACACCTTCTCCGGCGTGGTCCCGGGCCTGACCCTGACCGCCACCGCCGCGGCCGTGGGCCAGACGGTCCAGGTCGAGGTGGCCACCGACACCTCGTCGATGCAGAACAAGGTCAAGGCGCTGGTCGACCAGGTCAACGCAGCGCTGTCCACCATCGACAGCCTCACCAACTACGACGCGGGCACCAAGACGTCCGGGCCGCTCGCGGGCGACTCGGCCGTCCGGAGCCTGCGCAACGCCCTGCTCGACAGCATCTACCCGGCCGACGGGTCGTCGCTGGCCTCGATCGGCCTGCAGACGGACCGGTCGGGCAAGCTGGTGCTCGACTCCGACGCCTTCGGCAAGGCGTACGCCGCGGACCCCGCCAAGATCACCGCGGCCTTCACCGCGGGCACCACCGCCTCCCCCGCCGACGGGTTCGCCGAGCGCCTCCGCAAGGCGGCCGCCGGCGCCAGCGACAGCTACACCGGCACCCTCACCTCGGCCATCACGGGCCGTGGCACCGCCATCACCCGGACCCAGGGCGACATCTCCGCCTGGGACACCCGGCTGGAGATGCGGCGCACCACCCTCACCCGTCAGTTCACCGCCATGGAGACGGCGCTGAACCAGATGAACAGCCAGTCCCAGTGGCTCGCTGGCCAGATCAGCTCACTCGCGCAGTCCTAG
- the fliS gene encoding flagellar export chaperone FliS — translation MTTSTLARAAYVQASIATADPQRLLVMLCDRMVLDVQRALACQQAGEHLAAGEQLIHAQDIALELRSSLDPSGFEGGVQLAAIYEHLFAELVRANVRRDPEITQHCASLATQIADTWRQAALALALPA, via the coding sequence ATGACGACATCCACCCTCGCTCGAGCCGCCTACGTGCAGGCCTCGATCGCCACCGCCGACCCGCAGCGCCTCCTCGTGATGCTCTGCGACCGGATGGTCCTCGACGTGCAGCGCGCGCTCGCGTGCCAGCAGGCCGGTGAGCACCTCGCTGCGGGCGAGCAGCTGATCCACGCCCAGGACATCGCGTTGGAGCTGCGCAGCAGCCTCGACCCATCGGGCTTCGAGGGCGGCGTGCAGCTGGCCGCGATCTACGAGCACCTGTTCGCCGAGCTCGTCCGCGCCAACGTGAGGCGCGACCCCGAGATCACGCAGCACTGCGCCAGCCTCGCGACCCAGATCGCCGACACCTGGCGGCAGGCCGCCCTCGCCCTGGCCCTGCCGGCATGA
- the flgB gene encoding flagellar basal body rod protein FlgB: protein MSFAVSDNVNRVLGLALDGVSLRQSVIADNIANVDTPDFRASSVDFESSLRGALESGDVDRGRLSGIEAVSTATDTPVGPNGNNVDLRKETLAAVQTQYQYQLLSRAVSDRHALLRSALGSM from the coding sequence GTGTCCTTCGCCGTGTCCGACAACGTCAACCGGGTGCTCGGCCTCGCCCTGGACGGCGTGTCGCTGCGTCAGAGCGTCATCGCCGACAACATCGCGAACGTCGACACCCCGGACTTCCGTGCGTCGAGCGTCGACTTCGAGTCGTCGCTGCGGGGTGCGCTGGAGAGCGGGGACGTCGACCGCGGCCGCCTGAGCGGCATCGAGGCGGTGAGCACCGCGACCGACACCCCGGTGGGCCCCAACGGCAACAACGTCGACCTGCGCAAGGAGACCCTCGCCGCGGTCCAGACGCAGTACCAGTACCAGCTGCTGAGCCGGGCGGTCTCGGACCGCCACGCGCTCCTGCGCTCCGCCCTCGGGAGCATGTGA
- a CDS encoding flagellar basal body rod protein FlgC, protein MGAFDTLRIAGSALGMHQTWLDTLAHNIANINTVRPTSEAAFRPQYVVASAQAGGGVGVARIVEGSAEGRLEQAPDNPMADAQGFVRAPDTDLASQMSQLVMAQRGFQASVQVTKQAQEEYAAALQIGRG, encoded by the coding sequence ATGGGCGCCTTCGACACCCTGCGCATCGCGGGATCGGCGCTGGGGATGCACCAGACGTGGCTCGACACGCTGGCGCACAACATCGCCAACATCAACACCGTCCGCCCGACCAGCGAGGCCGCCTTCCGACCCCAGTACGTCGTGGCCAGCGCCCAGGCCGGCGGCGGCGTCGGCGTCGCCCGGATCGTCGAGGGCTCCGCGGAGGGCCGCCTCGAGCAGGCCCCCGACAACCCGATGGCCGACGCGCAGGGCTTCGTCCGCGCTCCCGACACCGACCTGGCCTCCCAGATGTCGCAGCTGGTCATGGCCCAGCGCGGCTTCCAGGCCTCGGTCCAGGTGACCAAGCAAGCACAGGAGGAGTACGCCGCGGCGCTCCAGATCGGTCGTGGCTGA
- the fliE gene encoding flagellar hook-basal body complex protein FliE, whose protein sequence is MSVSGIEGIGGFAPLATPRLDPASDLTSPRGPDGASGAGGGFGDLVVKGVERLQQTQATSDQLAVKAATGDLQAIHQYTIAASEAQVTTQLTVAMRNKALEAFTEIMRMPV, encoded by the coding sequence ATGAGCGTCTCCGGCATCGAGGGCATCGGCGGCTTCGCGCCCCTCGCCACCCCGCGGCTCGACCCCGCCTCCGACCTCACCTCCCCCCGCGGCCCCGACGGCGCCAGCGGTGCCGGCGGCGGCTTCGGCGACCTCGTCGTCAAGGGCGTCGAGCGGCTCCAGCAGACCCAGGCCACGAGCGACCAGCTCGCGGTCAAGGCCGCCACGGGTGACCTGCAGGCCATCCACCAGTACACGATCGCCGCCTCCGAGGCCCAGGTCACCACCCAGCTGACCGTCGCGATGCGCAACAAGGCGCTCGAGGCGTTCACCGAGATCATGAGGATGCCGGTCTGA
- the fliF gene encoding flagellar basal-body MS-ring/collar protein FliF, with protein sequence MKDQVMSRLSGWGRSFGGYTAGQKAVALVGTAALLMAGFMMFQWASRPDYAPLFSNLSAADASAVVEELDTQGIAYELTNGGATVMVPRNDVYKTRIQLSGQGIPSGSDGGYSLLDSQDISTSEFKEQTDFKRAMEGELAKTIGAMDGVQSAVVHLALPPKEVFADEQAPPTASILVSTSPGQTLDPQQVQSVVHLVAASIDGMSPDKVTVADSSGRLLSDGSGQGGGISSNRAQTVNDFQDQVSGKIQAMLDRVVGPGNSAVQVTADLDFDKAQINSRTYRAADPNKILALSENVDKEKYVGADGAAVPNGVVGPDGQMDTTTGTTGADGSTYDKSSVTRDNAVDTTVERRDTAPGSLKSIHIGVALDRTAAANNDPNEIQSMIESAVGITPKRGDSVRVSVLPFDRTAEQAAAKDLAAQTKAEAASSRNALIRNGGVALLLLLAGLLAWLRARRRRKQRQDATEYVVEQLRTDALQREQERELTAPNNRVLSLGAPPSGSANREDDMREELVELIERQPEDVAALLRGWLVESR encoded by the coding sequence ATGAAGGACCAGGTGATGAGCCGCCTGAGCGGCTGGGGACGCAGCTTCGGCGGGTACACCGCCGGGCAGAAGGCGGTCGCCCTCGTCGGCACCGCCGCCCTGCTGATGGCCGGGTTCATGATGTTCCAGTGGGCCTCGCGCCCCGACTACGCCCCGCTGTTCAGCAACCTCTCCGCGGCCGACGCCTCGGCCGTGGTCGAGGAGCTCGACACCCAGGGCATCGCCTACGAGCTGACCAACGGCGGCGCCACCGTGATGGTGCCCCGCAACGACGTCTACAAGACGCGCATCCAGCTCAGCGGCCAGGGCATCCCCTCGGGCAGCGACGGCGGCTACTCGCTGCTGGACTCCCAGGACATCTCGACCTCCGAGTTCAAGGAGCAGACCGACTTCAAACGGGCCATGGAGGGCGAGCTCGCCAAGACCATCGGCGCGATGGACGGCGTGCAGAGCGCCGTCGTGCACCTCGCGCTGCCGCCCAAGGAGGTCTTCGCCGACGAGCAGGCCCCGCCGACCGCCTCGATCCTGGTCTCGACCAGCCCGGGCCAGACCCTCGACCCCCAGCAGGTCCAGTCGGTCGTGCACCTCGTGGCCGCCAGCATCGACGGGATGAGCCCCGACAAGGTCACCGTGGCCGACTCCTCGGGCCGGCTGCTCTCCGACGGCTCGGGCCAGGGCGGTGGCATCTCCAGCAACCGCGCCCAGACCGTCAACGACTTCCAGGACCAGGTCAGCGGCAAGATCCAGGCGATGCTCGACCGCGTCGTCGGCCCGGGCAACTCCGCCGTCCAGGTGACCGCCGACCTCGACTTCGACAAGGCCCAGATCAACTCGCGCACCTACCGCGCGGCCGACCCGAACAAGATCCTGGCCCTCTCGGAGAACGTCGACAAGGAGAAGTACGTCGGCGCCGACGGCGCGGCCGTGCCCAACGGCGTCGTGGGCCCCGACGGCCAGATGGACACGACCACCGGCACCACGGGCGCCGACGGGTCGACGTACGACAAGTCCTCGGTCACCCGCGACAACGCCGTCGACACCACGGTCGAGCGCCGCGACACCGCCCCCGGCTCGCTGAAGTCGATCCACATCGGCGTCGCCCTGGACCGCACCGCGGCCGCCAACAACGACCCCAACGAGATCCAGTCGATGATCGAGTCGGCGGTCGGCATCACCCCCAAGCGTGGCGACAGCGTGCGCGTCTCGGTGCTGCCCTTCGACCGCACCGCCGAGCAGGCGGCGGCCAAGGACCTCGCGGCCCAGACCAAGGCCGAGGCGGCCAGCTCGCGCAACGCCCTGATCCGCAACGGCGGCGTCGCGCTGCTGCTCCTGCTCGCCGGCCTGCTGGCCTGGCTCCGGGCCCGTCGCCGCCGCAAGCAGCGCCAGGACGCGACCGAGTACGTCGTGGAGCAGCTGCGCACCGACGCCCTCCAGCGCGAGCAGGAGCGCGAGCTCACCGCTCCCAACAACCGGGTGCTCAGCCTGGGCGCGCCGCCCTCGGGCTCGGCCAACCGCGAGGACGACATGCGCGAGGAGCTCGTCGAACTCATCGAGCGCCAGCCCGAGGACGTCGCCGCGCTGCTGCGGGGCTGGCTGGTGGAGAGCCGATGA
- the fliG gene encoding flagellar motor switch protein FliG, with protein sequence MTVSTLATTGTRKAAIVLLQLGREAAAAVLSRLEESEIEAISAEIARLQNVSAEEGAAVLGEFHGLATGQGVQQGGIGFASQLLAESVGDERAAQIVGRINAASVQAPFRALQHVEPAQLRSFIIDEHPQVVALVLAHLPAERSSAVLAGMPPAAQAEVAHRIAVMDRTSPEVVRTVERTLERRLSAMLQPVETSRVGGVAPLVDIINRSDRSTERQIVEGLASLDPALADEVRSRMFMFEDIVHIEDRGLQLVLRQVDPAQLALALKGVTPEVRDKIASNLSERAASDLLEEVEILGAVRLAQVEEAQQGVLHVIRELEEQGQVTVRRGGDDDFVV encoded by the coding sequence ATGACCGTCTCCACCCTGGCCACGACCGGCACCCGCAAGGCGGCCATCGTGCTGCTGCAGCTGGGCCGCGAGGCCGCGGCCGCCGTGCTGAGCCGGCTCGAGGAGTCCGAGATCGAGGCCATCTCCGCCGAGATCGCCCGGCTGCAGAACGTCTCCGCCGAGGAGGGCGCCGCGGTGCTGGGCGAGTTCCACGGCCTGGCCACCGGCCAGGGCGTGCAGCAGGGCGGCATCGGCTTCGCCTCCCAGCTGCTCGCCGAGTCCGTCGGCGACGAGCGCGCCGCCCAGATCGTGGGGCGGATCAACGCCGCCAGCGTGCAGGCACCCTTCCGGGCTCTGCAGCACGTGGAGCCCGCGCAGCTGCGCAGCTTCATCATCGACGAGCACCCGCAGGTCGTCGCCCTCGTGCTCGCCCACCTGCCGGCCGAGCGGTCCTCCGCCGTGCTGGCGGGGATGCCGCCCGCCGCCCAGGCCGAGGTCGCCCACCGGATCGCCGTGATGGACCGCACCTCCCCCGAGGTCGTGCGCACCGTCGAGCGCACCCTCGAGCGCCGCCTCTCGGCGATGCTCCAGCCCGTCGAGACCTCCCGCGTCGGCGGCGTCGCCCCCCTCGTCGACATCATCAACCGCTCGGACCGCTCCACCGAGCGCCAGATCGTGGAGGGACTCGCCTCCCTCGACCCGGCGCTGGCCGACGAGGTCCGCAGCCGGATGTTCATGTTCGAGGACATCGTCCACATCGAGGACCGCGGCCTGCAGCTGGTGCTGCGCCAGGTCGACCCCGCCCAGCTGGCGCTGGCCCTCAAGGGCGTCACCCCCGAGGTGCGCGACAAGATCGCCTCCAACCTCTCCGAGCGGGCCGCCAGCGACCTGCTCGAGGAGGTCGAGATCCTCGGTGCCGTGCGCCTGGCCCAGGTCGAGGAGGCCCAGCAGGGCGTCCTGCACGTCATCCGCGAGCTCGAGGAGCAGGGCCAGGTCACGGTCCGACGGGGAGGCGACGATGACTTCGTCGTCTGA
- a CDS encoding FliH/SctL family protein, which produces MTSSSEPRVLRLADHVETTPLVVTDLRSGHWTRLGSGGVLGDRVTEEAMSDLAEKARTAGHAEGYAVGWSLGSRRADQEARARREAEERQHAEDRDRREQEHARALADLVRAAHALDAAIADAVARVEQQAAALALELTRELVGEAAATAGVGAVAARVRSALPVPPPGAVLHAHPDVAHHPDADWPAGVTVRADANLGRADVLVDLDEGVLDLRVDHALQRLGEVLA; this is translated from the coding sequence ATGACTTCGTCGTCTGAGCCCCGCGTGCTGCGCCTCGCCGACCACGTCGAGACCACGCCGCTGGTCGTCACCGACCTGCGCAGCGGCCACTGGACCCGGCTCGGCAGCGGGGGCGTCCTGGGCGACCGCGTCACCGAGGAGGCCATGTCGGACCTCGCGGAGAAGGCCCGCACCGCCGGGCACGCCGAGGGGTACGCCGTGGGCTGGTCGCTCGGCAGCCGCCGCGCCGACCAGGAGGCCCGCGCCCGCCGCGAGGCCGAGGAGCGCCAGCACGCCGAGGACCGCGACCGCCGGGAGCAGGAGCACGCCCGCGCGCTGGCCGACCTGGTCCGCGCCGCCCACGCCCTGGACGCCGCGATCGCCGACGCCGTCGCCCGGGTGGAGCAGCAGGCGGCCGCCCTGGCCCTCGAGCTCACCCGCGAGCTGGTCGGCGAGGCCGCTGCCACCGCCGGCGTCGGCGCCGTCGCGGCCCGCGTCCGCTCCGCGCTGCCGGTGCCGCCGCCCGGGGCCGTGCTGCACGCCCACCCCGACGTCGCGCACCACCCCGACGCCGACTGGCCCGCCGGCGTCACGGTGCGGGCCGACGCGAACCTGGGTCGCGCCGACGTGCTCGTCGACCTCGACGAGGGCGTCCTCGACCTGCGCGTCGACCACGCCCTGCAGCGCCTCGGCGAGGTGCTCGCGTGA
- a CDS encoding FliI/YscN family ATPase yields MSALLAPDLVARAHEAVRPAVRGTVGELLGLQVTVTGLRAAVGDLLEIEHQPPVLAEVVASNRRGLVCLPLGSLPGVSPGALVRPCGGPLTIGVGDALRGRVLDGLGRPVDGGPSLAALPRVSVEHPAPAALSRPRISRQVGLGVRALDSLVPCGRGQRIGIMAGSGVGKSSLLSMVARGTDAEISVIALVGERGREVREFIENDLGPEGLARSVVVVATSDAPPVERVRSAFVATRIAEWFRDDGRDVVLMMDSLTRVAMAQREIGLSAGEPPATRGYPPSSFTLLPRLLERAGTSSTGSITGLYTVLVEGDDLQDPVGDTARSILDGHVVLSRRLATAGHFPAIDVLESISRVTNAVTDPTQQRDARLVRRLLAAHRDVKELVEIGAYVPGTDGDADVALALMPQIEEFLQQPMDDHDDLSDTWHRLSRLVTP; encoded by the coding sequence GTGAGCGCCCTGCTGGCCCCCGACCTCGTCGCGCGGGCCCACGAGGCCGTGCGCCCGGCGGTGCGCGGCACCGTCGGCGAGCTGCTCGGCCTCCAGGTCACCGTGACGGGGCTGCGGGCAGCGGTGGGTGACCTGCTCGAGATCGAGCACCAGCCGCCCGTGCTCGCCGAGGTCGTGGCGAGCAACCGCCGCGGCCTGGTGTGCCTGCCCCTCGGCTCGCTGCCCGGGGTCTCCCCCGGCGCGCTCGTGCGGCCCTGCGGCGGCCCGCTGACGATCGGGGTCGGCGACGCGCTGCGCGGCCGGGTCCTGGACGGCCTGGGCCGTCCCGTCGACGGCGGGCCGAGCCTGGCCGCGCTGCCCCGCGTCAGCGTCGAGCACCCCGCCCCCGCCGCCCTCTCGCGGCCCCGGATCTCGCGCCAGGTGGGCCTCGGCGTCCGGGCGCTGGACTCGCTGGTCCCCTGCGGGCGCGGCCAGCGCATCGGCATCATGGCCGGCTCCGGCGTCGGCAAGTCGAGCCTGCTCTCGATGGTCGCCCGTGGCACGGACGCCGAGATCTCCGTGATCGCCCTGGTGGGCGAGCGCGGTCGCGAGGTCCGCGAGTTCATCGAGAACGACCTCGGCCCCGAGGGCCTGGCCCGCTCCGTGGTGGTCGTGGCCACCTCCGACGCGCCCCCGGTCGAGCGGGTCCGCTCGGCCTTCGTCGCCACCCGCATCGCCGAGTGGTTCCGCGACGACGGCCGCGACGTCGTGCTCATGATGGACTCGCTGACCCGGGTGGCGATGGCGCAGCGCGAGATCGGCCTCTCGGCCGGCGAGCCCCCGGCGACCCGCGGCTACCCGCCGAGCTCCTTCACGCTGCTCCCCCGCCTGCTCGAGCGCGCCGGCACCAGCAGCACGGGCAGCATCACCGGCCTCTACACCGTGCTCGTCGAGGGCGACGACCTCCAGGACCCGGTCGGCGACACCGCCCGCTCGATCCTCGACGGCCACGTCGTGCTCTCCCGCCGCCTGGCCACCGCCGGCCACTTCCCCGCGATCGACGTGCTCGAGTCGATCTCCCGCGTCACCAACGCGGTCACCGACCCCACCCAGCAGCGCGACGCCCGGCTCGTGCGCCGGCTGCTCGCCGCCCACCGCGACGTCAAGGAGCTGGTCGAGATCGGTGCCTACGTGCCCGGCACCGACGGCGACGCCGACGTCGCCCTGGCCCTGATGCCCCAGATCGAGGAGTTCCTGCAGCAGCCCATGGACGACCACGACGACCTCTCCGACACCTGGCACCGCCTCAGCCGGCTGGTGACCCCGTGA
- a CDS encoding transglycosylase SLT domain-containing protein translates to MTVTGVTGRIAELQAALAKLAAPGAAPTSGTDFAQSLSSAVAAATATDGTDPLTAGATVGAAGVTPSTSVAVPGVPVTGSKGSGVTGADVVTEASKYIGLPYVWGGTSPTKGMDCSGLVQVVYKNLGFDLPRVSYQQAAAGRPVASMAQAKPGDLIAWDNSSRNNGVDHIAIYIGGGKMIEAPRTGLDIRLVDVPSKPDVIRRILPEAGAASAGRASTVSATTGAGGAAQGPYADLFNRVGTKYGVSPALLSAVAKAESNYDPRAVSPAGAQGLMQLMPGTARGLGVANSFDPAQAVDGAARMLRDLIHRFGRTDLALAGYNAGPGAVMKYHGIPPYQETQNYVRKIMTSLGRAA, encoded by the coding sequence GTGACCGTCACCGGCGTCACCGGACGCATCGCCGAGCTCCAGGCCGCGCTGGCCAAGCTGGCCGCCCCCGGGGCGGCACCGACCTCCGGCACCGACTTCGCCCAGAGCCTGTCGTCGGCCGTCGCCGCCGCGACCGCCACCGACGGCACCGACCCGCTGACCGCCGGCGCGACGGTCGGCGCGGCCGGCGTCACCCCCAGCACGTCCGTCGCCGTCCCCGGCGTCCCCGTCACGGGCAGCAAGGGCTCGGGCGTCACGGGCGCCGACGTGGTCACCGAGGCGTCGAAGTACATCGGGCTGCCCTACGTCTGGGGCGGCACCAGCCCCACCAAGGGCATGGACTGCTCCGGCCTGGTCCAGGTCGTCTACAAGAACCTCGGCTTCGACCTGCCCCGGGTCTCCTACCAGCAGGCCGCCGCCGGGCGTCCCGTCGCGAGCATGGCCCAGGCCAAGCCGGGCGACCTCATCGCCTGGGACAACAGCAGCCGCAACAACGGCGTCGACCACATCGCCATCTACATCGGCGGCGGCAAGATGATCGAGGCGCCTCGCACGGGCCTCGACATCCGCCTGGTCGACGTCCCCAGCAAGCCCGACGTCATCCGCCGGATCCTGCCCGAGGCGGGTGCGGCCTCGGCCGGCCGCGCCTCCACCGTCTCCGCCACCACCGGCGCCGGGGGCGCCGCGCAGGGGCCGTACGCCGACCTGTTCAACCGGGTCGGCACCAAGTACGGCGTCAGCCCCGCGCTGCTGTCGGCCGTCGCCAAGGCCGAGTCCAACTACGACCCCCGCGCGGTCAGCCCCGCCGGCGCGCAGGGCCTGATGCAGCTGATGCCCGGCACCGCCCGCGGCCTCGGGGTGGCCAACTCCTTCGACCCGGCCCAGGCCGTCGACGGTGCGGCCCGGATGCTGCGCGACCTCATCCACCGCTTCGGGCGGACCGACCTCGCGCTGGCGGGCTACAACGCCGGTCCGGGCGCGGTCATGAAGTACCACGGCATCCCGCCCTACCAGGAGACCCAGAACTACGTGCGCAAGATCATGACCTCCCTCGGGAGGGCCGCATGA